A region of the Bremerella alba genome:
AGATGCGCCGTCTTGTGGATCGGTTCCATAGATCGATATTTGCCCCCGACCAGACTCGGCAAGGTACAGCGTCTTTCCGTTGGAGCTCAAACAAATTCCGGTCGGTTGGTCGAGCTCATCGGCCAGTAGCACGGGACGATTCGTCACGACATCGAATCGGTATAGAGCCCCGTTGGGTCCCTCGCTCGAGGCCCGTTCCGGCTCTGAGAAATAGATATTTCCACCAGGGCCAATGTCGATGGCGAACAGCGAGTCGAAACGACGACCTTGGATTCGGTCGGCGAGTGTGGTCACCATCTTCGTTTCAGGCGTATAACGCAGCACACGGCCACGCTCGGAGTCGAGCACGAGAATACGCTGATCGTCATCCAGCGCGATACCGACCAGAGTCGAGGCTTTGTCTTGGTCTGCGGCGGCCTTCGGAGCATCGAAGAGCAGGGCGGCTCCCTCTTCTTCACTGATCTTGCCGACCGCCCCCAGGTGCCGATAGTTGGTTGCCAGGACGTTTCCTTGATCGTCGAAGCATAGCGCCGTATGGCCGGCCAGGCCAGTTGCGAAAAGCTGGCACGACCTTGCCGCTGGAGTTTTCGGTTCATCCGAATGGGCAACTGCTGCCCAGGCCAGACAGCTCGTGACGGCCAGGAGGCGAATCAATCGAGATGTAGTAATGGAACACATATCAGGAGGAGGCTTGAGGAGGAATTCGTATGACGATCCTTGTCCCGCATGCTTCATCCGTTGAAGTCTTCCAGGAACTTAAGCCTGATCGGAATGCCGCTCGAATGCCAGGGGTTCGTCGGCACGCGGGTCGCCAATTTTGACAACCAACGACCCATCCAACAGGTCTTCAATCGTTTGACCGATGACTTCGGCCCGCCACCCTTTAGCCAGGGGTGGTAACTCTCCGGACTTATCTAAATGATAGGCCACCAAATCTCGCACGTCTTGAATGGTACACGCCAAGCTGGGGGCAATACGGGCCTCGCGGCAGATGCTTCCCAGTGCCGCACTGAGAAATTGCCCAAGCACGGTGTACTGCGAATTGGCGTTGCCCCGATGATTGGTGGGGCAGTCTTCATCCGGCAGTTCGATGGCCCGGCGAACGCAATCGGCCAGGTCATCGATATACGGATCGAGATCGCGGCGATTCATTCCGCGTAATGCTTTGATCTGCGAAACCTTGGCTGACTTGCGTTTGGACAGTTCCACCATCAGG
Encoded here:
- a CDS encoding SMP-30/gluconolactonase/LRE family protein — its product is MCSITTSRLIRLLAVTSCLAWAAVAHSDEPKTPAARSCQLFATGLAGHTALCFDDQGNVLATNYRHLGAVGKISEEEGAALLFDAPKAAADQDKASTLVGIALDDDQRILVLDSERGRVLRYTPETKMVTTLADRIQGRRFDSLFAIDIGPGGNIYFSEPERASSEGPNGALYRFDVVTNRPVLLADELDQPTGICLSSNGKTLYLAESGRGQISIYGTDPQDGASEKIAAYFLNLLLDVQNPEELGRLGHIAIDRRNWLYVSLWDRGEVAVIDTDSGKLLEVISCRSNSVFGLALWQDALLMSVPEKEAIFRYDLRPLISRHAP